In the Clostridium gelidum genome, ATTTGAACTGCGTATCTAGTTATCTTTCTTATTACCTCATTTGTATTTCCTATTAGCTGATCTACAAGTGCCTCCCTACCATTTCTTTGCATGAACCAATCTTTCATTGAGTTAATTCTACCTCTACTCAAATCTGTATATTCCTTTTCATCAATAAGTAATTCTAGTGATTGAATTGACTTTTCATAAAAGAATACTCTATTTATAATACTGTCAATTTCTTCTTTCGTAATATCCTTAAACACTTCCCTTATTTCAAAAGTATTTGTTTGAATATTTTTTACAAATTCTCTCAAATATTTTATAAAGCCTTCTTTGAATATTAGAAACTCTGTAGTTTTCATTAGTTCATCATTTTTAGGTGAATAGAATTTTGATATATAATCTTGATAATTTCTATTTAAATCTTTAAATGAACTATTGAGTTCTTTCCACCATTCATAGGTTATCTTTTCATTTTCTTTTAGTATTACCTTATAATCATATAGTAGATTTTTAAATCTCTCTACCAATGAGGATTCAAGAGTTGCCGTATTTTCAACTTTCATATGTTCAAGTGAAATAAGTAATCTTTCTATTTCTATTGCAACTTCTGATAACTGATATCTAAATTCTCTATTTTTAAATTCTTCTATAGTATTTACCTTTGCTGTATCTGCAATTGCAATAAGGTTTTTCCAATTTACTAAAGCATCTAAATCACTTTTTAGCATATCTATAGTGTATTCTTCAAATTCCTCATATTTTTTTAATTCTGCAAAAATATCTTCTTTGTATAACCAATATTTCATTTTTTCATAGTTTTCATATATTATTCTTGAAATAGATCTATATCTCCATGTATTTTCAGTTGCTAAATATTTTGTTTCTTCTATATTCTTTATAACATTTCTATTTATTTTCATACTTCACCTGTTTCTCTTATTTTCTATTCTTGACATATACTAATTATATCAAACATATATTCTTCTAAAAATACAATTTTTTATTTATAGTAAAAAAACTATGAAATTAAGTTTATTATCCTTAATTTCATAGTTTTTTGTTACTAAAATATATACTTTAATTTTTGTATCCTTTAAGGCTATAATGGATGTTCAAGTAAATTTAGGTAAAGTATCAAACCTCCAACCGAAAAATTTTATTTATGCTACCCACACACCACTTGAATCAACTCTATATCCATCAATAATAGTGCTAGTTGCCATATCTCCACTTACTGGATAACAATAATACCATTTTCCACTATAGTATATCCAACCTGTTTGCATTATTCCGTTATTTCCCAAGCAATACCACTTATTATCAATCATAGTCCAGCCTGTAGCATAACTACCTGTATTCTTCAAGAAATACCATGAACTATTATTAAGATACCACTTGCCATCTGAAACTGACTTATAACCTATTGAAGTTTGTCCATAATTGTTTG is a window encoding:
- a CDS encoding TIGR02677 family protein encodes the protein MKINRNVIKNIEETKYLATENTWRYRSISRIIYENYEKMKYWLYKEDIFAELKKYEEFEEYTIDMLKSDLDALVNWKNLIAIADTAKVNTIEEFKNREFRYQLSEVAIEIERLLISLEHMKVENTATLESSLVERFKNLLYDYKVILKENEKITYEWWKELNSSFKDLNRNYQDYISKFYSPKNDELMKTTEFLIFKEGFIKYLREFVKNIQTNTFEIREVFKDITKEEIDSIINRVFFYEKSIQSLELLIDEKEYTDLSRGRINSMKDWFMQRNGREALVDQLIGNTNEVIRKITRYAVQIADRKNNNANRKEEYRNIAKVFNAIDDINEAHKLCAAVFGSFNIIKILGNEKRETESINSSIYDETPKNYIIKPRERSFREKITKNPIKDKSNKKEEKLKNLLEKRKNEEERIKTFLKDNIIDFNELDQIEGKDRTLLLKLLSKGISKKQNLNKSDFGMDYVVDFSEAHKTINLNCRDGVLKMPHYKLVFRKGK